The genomic region AAGAGCCGCTCCAGCACCGCGTGCACCAGGGTGCCCCGGGTGGCCGCCGGGCTCGGCGGCTCCGGCAGCTTGTCGATCACCCGCAGCCGGTAGAGCAGCGGGCAGGTCAGGAAATCCCCGGCACGCGAAGGGGAGAGCCCACTGGGCGGCACGGCCTGGCGGGCGGTCTCGGTCTGCTGCATACCCAAGACCCTAGGGGGTCCGACTGCCATCCGGCTGTCAGACCACTCACACGGTCTCCCGGCCGGCGAGCGCCCGGAGGCGAGCCGAGCCCTCAGGCGAGCCGAGCCCGCAAAACGGGTATGAAGACTTGTACGGGGGGCGCTTCGGCCATCGCGGGCGGAGATCACGTAGCGTGGGCAGCTACCCGCCTGTCAGGGCAGGGGAATCGGCGGGGACACGACCTGAAGGGGTCACGGTGAGCGACACCACGGGGCAGCAGACCTCCCAGCAGCCACCCCAGCGGCCAACCCCGCCGGGCGGCGGGCCCAAGCAGCCGGACCGCCCGGCCAGCGGCATCCTGATGGGCCGCCCGTTCGGCGTGCCGATCTACGTCACCCCCAGCTGGTTCCTGATCGCCGCCCTGATCACCTGGCTCTTCGGCAACCAGCTGGCCACCGTACTGCCCGAGCTGGGCTTCACCCGCTACCTGGTCGCGCTCTCCTTCGCCGTCGCCTTCTACGGCTCGGTGCTGATCCACGAACTGGCCCACACCCTGGTCGCGCTGCGCTACCGCCTCGGGGTGCGCCGGATCCAGCTGCAGTTCTTCGGCGGCGTCTCGGAGATCGAGAAGGAGGCCGAAACCCCCGGACGCGAGTTCTGGCTGGCCTTCGTCGGCCCGCTGCTCTCACTGGTGCTCGGCGGCATCTGCTGGCTGCTGATGGAGCAGGTCGAGCTGTCCAGCGTCCCCGGCGTCCTGCTGGCCGGCCTCACCGTGGCCAACCTGGTGGTCGCCGCCTTCAACCTGCTGCCCGGCCTGCCACTGGACGGCGGCCGGATGCTGCGCGCCGTGGTCTGGGGCATCACCGGGCGCCCGATGTCCGGCACCCTGGCCGCCGCCTGGACCGGCCGGATGCTCGCCATCGTGGTCCTGTTCGGCCTGCCCGCCTTCAGCTCGGCCCGGGCCGGCAGCCAGCGCTCCGGCGGTGACGCGCTGCTGGACGCGGCGCTGGCCGCTGTGCTGGCCGTGGTGATCTGGAACGGCGCGGGCAACGCGGTGCGCAACGCCCGGCTCAAGGAGGCGCTGCCCGGCCTCACCGTGCGCGGCCTGACCCGCCGGGCGGTCTCGGTCAGCGCCGACACCCCGCTCGCGGAGGCGCTGCGCCAGGCCCGCGAGGCGCAGGCCGGCGCGGTGGTGGTGGCCGACGGCCACGGCGACCCGATCGCCCTGGTCAAGGAGGCCGCCGTGCTGCAGGTCCCCGAGCACCGCCGCCCCTGGGTGGCCGCCGGGGCGCTGGCCCGCTCACTGGAACCCGGCCTGCGGTTGGCCGCCGACCTCGACGGCGAGCAACTGCTCGCCGCCCTGCGGGCCACCCCGGCCAGCGAGTACCTGGTCGAGGAGGCGGACGGCACGCTCTACGGAGTGCTCTCGGTGGCCGACGTCGAGCGCCGGCTCAGCGCGGCGCTCAGCAGGCGGTAAACCCTGGTGGTCAGGGCGGCGCCGCAAACCCCTATAGGATTGTCCGCATGTCCGAACCGACCGGTGCCACCCGCAGGCGGGGGCCATTCACGGTCGGGGACCAGGTTCAGCTGACCGACCCCAAGGGCCGTCACTACACGTTCACGCTCGAAGCCGGGAAGAACTTCCACACCCACAAGGGTGCGTTCCCGCACGACGAACTGATCGGCGCCCCCGAGGGCACCGTCGTTCGTACCACGGGGAACGTGCCCTACCTCGCGCTGCGACCCCTGCTCCCCGACTACGTCCTGTCCATGCCGCGCGGCGCCGCCGTGATCTACCCCAAGGACGCGGGGCAGATCCTGGCCATGGCCGACATCTTCGCGGGCGCCCGCGTGGTCGAGGCCGGCGTCGGCTCCGGCGCACTCAGCACCTACCTGCTGCGCGCCGTCGGGGACACCGGCATGCTGGCCTCCTACGAGCGCCGCCAGGACTTCGCCGACATCGCCCGGTCCAACGTCGAGCGCTACTTCGGCAGCCCGCACCCGGCCTGGAAGCTCACCGTCGGCGACCTCCAGGACAACCTGGTGGAGACCGAGGTCGACCGGATCATCCTGGACATGCTGGCGCCCTGGGAGTGCCTGGACGTCGCCGCCAAGGCGCTCGTCCCCGGCGGCCTGATCTGCTGCTACGTGGCCACCACCACCCAGCTCTCGCGCACCGTCGAGGCGCTGCGCGAGCACGGCACCTTCACCGAGCCGCAGTCCTGGGAGACCATGGTCCGCACCTGGCACGTGGAGGGCCTGGCGGTCCGCCCCGACCACCGGATGATCGGCCACACCGGCTTCCTGCTCACCAGCCGCCGGCTGGCCGACGGCGTCGAGCCGCCGCTGCGCCGTCGCCGCCCCGCCAAGGGCGCCTACGGCGAGGACTACGACAACGGCGGCGCCGAGCCGAGCCTGGCCGAGCGGGCCGCCGCCCGCGCCGCGGCCAAGGCGGCCACCCCGGTCATCGACCAGGACTGAGCGCGCCGTCCGGACCGGCACCGAGCCCGCTGTTCGACCGGCGACTCAACTGGCGGCCGAGCCCGCTGTTCAACTGACGGCCCGGCCCCTGTTCAACTGAAGGCCCATCGGAATCCGATGGGCCTTCAGCATGTCCCGGTCACCCGCCCCCCAGTGCGGATAGAGCACCTGTGATGTGCGACGATGCTCGCCACACCCGTACACCCCGGCGCCTGGAGGGGACCTCTTTGCCCGACGCAGTCGACGCAGCGGACGAAGCACGCCACCCGGCCCAGCCCGCCCCGGCCCGCTCCGGACCCTGGCGTTGGACCGCCGTCGCCGCCGGCTGCGCCGCCCTGGTGGCCGGCACCCTGGCCGCCGCCCCCACCGTCCAGCCGGTGGGCCCCGCCAGCGCGGCCGGCAGCACCTCGAGCACCCCCAGCACTCCCAGGCCACTGCCCGCGAGCAGCGCCCCGGACCCCGCCAAGGCCCAGCTGCCGCTGGACTGCGGCCCGCTTCCCATCAAGGTCTCGGTCAGCTTCGCCGCCGACCTCGGCGACGGCATCCCCGCCACCGTGGTCGCCGCACACTGCCAGGCCGGCAGCGGCACCGCCCCCGACGGCGTCTTCGTGCTCACCGCCGGACCCGACGGACAGCCCGCGGTGCACGACACCCTGGTCCGCTGGCAGGAGGGTCTGACCGTGACCCGGCTCGCGCTGCGCTCCGACGGCACCCTCACCGCCCGCGCCCAGGGCTACTCCACCCCGGACATCCCGCGCTGCTGCCCCGACCTCAACGTGGAGCTCAACTGGGCCCGCCACGGCGGCTCCTACACCCGCACCGAGCGGAGCGTCCCGGCGACCTCCACCTGAGGCCCGACCTGACGCCCGACCTGACGCAGCGCCAACGTTGTGGCGGGCAGCCGTCAGTCGGCGTCCGGCCCGTACACCTCGACCCGGTCGCTCACCCGGCGCACGTGGATGCAGTCGCCCGGGCACTCCTTCGCCGAGTCCACCACGTCCTGAAGCAGCGTCAGCGGGACCGGCGCGGTCTCGCCCGGCTGCTGGCGCAACTCGTCGTCGTCGCCCTTCACATAGGCGAGCCCGTCGATGTCCAGCTCGAAGACCTCCGGCGCGTACTGGGCACAGATCCCGTCGCCGGTGCACAGGTCCTGATCGATCCACACCTCAAGCGGCTCGGCGGCGCCCGCCCCACTGGTCACTGACATCGGCTCCTGCCCAGAAACGGTCACGATCGGGTATTGACTCGCTCGACCCTACATCTCGTCCGCTTTCCGAGCGTGTGCGGTGGGTATCTCTGAGCCAGAGGGGAAGCACACTCGGGTGAAGATCGGACACACCCCTTCCGTCTTTCTTGATCTAGGGGTTTACACGACCCCTGGTGCAGGTAGGGTCTGGAAGCATCCCGCTCCCCGGAGGAGGTGAGGACCGTGGCAGCCCACGATGACGACTACAACCGCAGTGCCGGCAAGCCCGCCCGTGGTTCCGACGAGGCCGCACAGGTCTCGTACCTGGAGCAGGAGATCGCCGTGCTGCGTCGCAAGCTGGCCGAATCGCCGCGCTCTTCGAGGATTCTCGAAGACCGGATCGTCGAGCTCCAGACCAACCTGGCCGGAGTGACCGCTCAGAACGAGCGACTCGCCGCCACCCTGCGCGAGGCCCGCGACCAGATCGTGGCCCTCAAGGAGGAAGTGGACCGGCTGGCCCAGCCCCCCGCCGGATTCGGCACCTTCCTCAGTCAGAACGAGGACGGCACCGCCGACATCTTCACCGGGGGCCGCAAGCTTCGGGTGAACGTCAGCCCCACCATCGACCTGGACGAGCTGCGGCGCGGACAGGAAGTGCTGCTCAACGAGGCACTCAACATCGTCGACGCCTTCGCCTTCGAGTCGATCGGCGACCTGGTCACGCTCAAGGAGGTGCTGGAGGACGGCGAGCGCGCGCTGGTCGTCGGCCACACCGACGAGGAGCGGGTGGTCCGCCTCGCCGAACCGCTGCGTGACATCACGCTGCGCCCCGGTGACGCACTGCTGCTGGAGTCCCGCTCCGGCTACGTCTACGAGGTCGTGCCCAAGGCCGAGGTCGAGGAACTGGTCCTCGAAGAGGTCCCGGACATCGACTACAGCCAGATCGGTGGCCTGGCCAACCAGATCGAGCAGATCCGCGACGCGGTCGAGCTGCCCTACCTGCACGCCGACCTCTTCAAGGAGTACGAGCTGCGCCCGCCCAAGGGCGTCCTGCTCTACGGTCCGCCCGGCTGCGGCAAGACGCTGATCGCCAAGGCGGTCGCCAACTCGCTGGCCAAGAAGGTCGCCGAGGTGACCGGCCGGCCGCAGGGCAAGAGCTACTTCCTCAACATCAAGGGCCCCGAGCTGCTCAACAAGTACGTCGGCGAGACCGAGCGGCAGATCCGCCTGGTCTTCCAGCGGGCCCGCGAGAAGGCCAGCGAGGGCACACCCGTCATCGTCTTCTTCGACGAGATGGAGTCGCTCTTCCGCACCCGCGGCTCCGGCGTCAGCTCGGACGTGGAGAACACCATCGTCCCCCAGCTGCTCGCCGAGATCGACGGCGTGGAGGGCCTGGAGAACGTCATCGTGATCGGCGCCTCGAACCGCGAGGACATGATCGACCCCGCGATCCTGCGACCCGGACGCCTCGACGTCAAGATCAAGATCGAGCGCCCGGACGCCGAGGCGGCCAAGGACATCTTCACCAAGTACCTGAAGAACTCGCTGCCCTTCCACCCCGACGACATCAAGGAGCACGACGGCTCGGTGGACACCACCGTCGGCGCCATGATCCAGGCCGTGGTGGAGCGGATGTACACCGAGACCGAGGAGAACCGCTTCCTGGAGGTCACCTACGCCAACGGTGACAAGGAGGTCCTGTACTTCAAGGACTTCAACTCCGGCGCCATGATCCAGAACATCGTGGACCGGGCCAAGAAGATGGCGATCAAGGACTTCCTCGACCACGGCCAGCGCGGCCTTCGCGTCTCCCACCTGCTCGCGGCCTGCGTCGACGAGTTCAAGGAGAACGAGGACCTGCCCAACACCACCAACCCGGACGACTGGGCCCGGATCTCCGGCAAGAAGGGCGAGCGGATCGTCTTCATCCGCACCCTGGTCACCGGCAAGCAGGGTGCCGAGTCCGGCCGTTCCATCGACACCGTCGCCAACACCGGGCAGTACCTGTGACCACGTTCTAGGCTCGACCCGCGGCTGACGGATCCGACGCTCCGTCAGCCGCGGCGCTTACCGCAGCGACGTCGGTGGGTCAGGACGGGCAAGGAGGGCCGCATGACCGTAAGGCGCGTGATGGGCATCGAGACCGAGTACGGGATCTCCGTACCCGGGCACCCCAACGCCAACGCCATGCTCACCTCGTCCCAGATCGTCAACGCCTACGCGGCGGCGATGCACCGGGCGCGCCGCGCCCGCTGGGACTTCGAGGAGGAGAACCCGCTGCGCGACGCCAGGGGCTTCGACCTGGCCCGCGAGGTGGCGGACGCCAGCCAGCTGACCGACGAGGACATCGGCCTGGCCAACATCATCCTCACCAACGGCGCCCGCTTCTACGTCGACCACGCGCACCCCGAGTACAGCTCGCCCGAGGTGACCAACCCGCGCGACGCCGTGCTCTGGGACAAGGCCGGCGAGCGGATCATGGCCGAGGCGGCAGCCCGCGCCCTGGAACTGCCCAACGGGCAGAACATCCACCTCTACAAGAACAACACCGACAACAAGGGCGCCTCCTACGGCACCCACGAGAACTACCTGATGCAGCGGGCCACCCCGTTCGCCGACATCGTCCGCCACCTCACCCCCTTCTTCGTCTCCCGCCAGGTGGTCACCGGGGCCGGCCGGGTCGGCATCGGCCAGGACGGCTCCGCCAACGGCTTCCAGATCAGCCAGCGGGCCGACTACTTCGAGGTCGAGGTCGGCCTCGAGACCACCCTCAAGCGCCCGATCATCAACACCCGGGACGAACCGCACGCGGACGCCGACAAGTACCGCCGGCTGCACGTGATCATCGGCGACGCCAACCTGTCCGAGATCTCCACCTACCTCAAACTGGGCACCACCTCGCTGGTGCTCGCGATGATCGAGGAGGGGTTCATCGCGGTCGACCTCGCCGTCGACCAGCCGGTGCGCACCCTGCACCGGGTCTCCCACGACCCCTCGCTGCAGTACCTGATCACGCTGCGCAACGGCCGCAAACTCACCGCCGTGCAGCTCCAGATGGAGTACTTCGAGCTGGCCCGCAAGTACGTCGAGGACCGCTACGGCGCCGACGCCGACGAGCAGACCAAGGACATCCTGGTCCGCTGGGAGGACGTGCTCGGCCGGCTGGAGCGCGACCCGATGAGCCTGTCCAAGCAGCTCGACTGGATCGCCAAGAAGGAGCTGCTGGAGGGCTACCGCCAGCGCGACGGCCTGGACTGGGACAACCCCCGACTGCACCTGGTCGACCTGCAGTACAGCGACGTGCGGGCCGAGAAGGGCCTCTACAACCGCCTGGTCGCCCGCGGCCGGTTCGAGCGGCTGGTCACCGAGGAGGACGTGCTGCGCGCCGTCCACAAGCCCCCGGAGGACACCCGCGCCTACTTCCGCGGCCGCTGCCTGGAGCAGTACGCCGAGCACGTCGCGGCCGCCTCCTGGGACTCCGTCATCTTCGACCTGCCGGGCCGTGACTCGCTGCAACGGGTCCCCACCCTGGAGCCGCTGCGCGGCACCCGCAACCACGTCAAGGAACTGCTGGACCGCTGCCGCACCGCCGAGGACCTGGTCCGGGTCCTTTCCGGTGGGTGACTGATCCGCAACCTTGGGTGAAAGGTCCACTGACGGGGAATCATCCTGGTGTGGCTCGAACGTTCCACTACTAGACCGACCGACGATGCAGAGGGGTGAGGGACATGGCGACCAAGGACACCGGCGGCGGCCAGCAGCGGGCCAACCGCTCCACCGAGGAGACCGAAGAGCAGGTCGCGGAGGCGCAGCAGAGCGAGGAGCTCAAGGAGCGCCAGGAGAAGCTGAACGACGACGTGGACGCGGTTCTGGACGAAATTGACGAAGTCCTCGAGTCGAACGCCGAGGATTTCGTTCGCGGCTTCGTTCAAAAGGGCGGCCAGTAAGTAATTCCGCGCGCCCGGCGAGAGCGTTCTCGCGGCGCACACGAATTGTCCGGTCACTGACCGCGGAGCGCCGCAGGCGTGGCTCCACGCCTGCGGCGCGGCGTTCGCCGACAGCTGCGCAATTCGTCTCGAAGGCCGGGTCCGAGCATGTGGATCACCACCTCGAAACGGGTAGGGTCCATGGCATCGGGCCCGACGCGCTCCGGCGGGCTGCCGACTACCTGGAAGGAATCGTGTGGAAGCCAACACTCGTGGCACCGGGCGTCTACCGGCTGCCTTCCTCACCCCCGGACATTCCTCCTTTGTCGACTTCCTGGCGGAGCACTCGCCGGAGCTCATCCCCGGGCGCCGCAAGCTCCCCGAGGGGCTGACCATCGAGGCGCCGCACGGGACGACCATCGTCGCGGCGGTGTTCGACGGCGGCGTGGTGATCGCCGGTGACCGCCGCGCCACCATGGGCAACGTGATCGCCCAGCGGGACATCGAGAAGGTCTTCCCGGCCGACGAGTACAGCGCGGTGGGCATCGCCGGCACCGCGGGCCTGGCGGTCGAGATGGTCCGGCTGTTCCAGCTGGAGCTGGAGCACTACGAGAAGATCGAGGGCACCGTGCTCTCCCTGGAGGGCAAGGCCAACCGGCTGACCACCATGATCCGGGGCAACCTGGGCATGGCGATGCAGGGCCTGGCCGTGGTGCCGATGTTCGCCGGCTACGACCTGGACCTCGGGCGCGGCCGGATCTTCACCTACGACGTCACCGGCGGCCGCTCCGAGGAGCGTGGCTTCGCCGCCACCGGTTCGGGCTCGGTCTTCGCCCGCGGCTCGCTGAAGAAGCTCTACCGCACCGGTCTGACCGGTGATCAGGCCGCCACCCTGGTGATCCAGGCGCTGTACGACGCGGCCGACGACGACTCCGCGACCGGCGGCCCGGACCTGGCCCGGAAGATCTTCCCGATCGTCGGGCTGATCACCGAGGACGGCTTCCGCCGGCTCTCCGAGGAGGAGGTCTCGGCGATCGCCGTCACGATCACCGACGAGCGCCGCAACCACCCCGACGGCCCGCAGGCCCCGCTCCTCTAGTCCGCCACCCCACTCATCCAGAAGGGACGACCGCCGGTGTCCACACCGTTCTACGTCTCGCCCCAGCAGGCCATGGCGGACCGCGCGGAGTACGCCCGAAAGGGCATCGCGCGCGGCCGCAGCGTGGTCGTGCTCACCTACGCCGACGGCATCCTGTTCGTGGCCGAGAACACCTCCCGGGCGCTGCACAAGGTCTCGGAGATCTACGACAAGATCGCCTTCGCCGCGGTCGGTCGCTACAACGAGTTCGAGAACCTGCGGATCGGCGGCGTGCGCTACGCCGACCTGCGCGGATACTCCTACGACCGGGCCGATGTGACGGCCCGTGGGCTCGCCAACGTGTACGCCCAGACGCTGGGCACCATCTTCTCCTCGGTCGGGGAGAAGCCGTACGAGGTGGAGCTGATCGTCGCCGAGGTGGGCAAGGCCACCGAGGACGACCAGATCTACCGGCTCACCCCCGACGGCTCGGTGGTGGACGAGAAGAACACCGTGGTGGTCGGCGGCAACGCCGACTCGATCGGCACCTACCTGGGCCAGCGCCACACCCCGGGCCTGAGCCTGGGCGAGGCGCTCAAGGTGGCCGTGGAGTCCTTGGCCCGGGACCCCAACGGCGGCTCCCCGCGCACCCTGACGCCGGAGCAGCTGGAGGTCGCGGTACTGGACCGGGCCCGGCCGCAGCAGCGCAAGTTCAAGCGGATCCTGGGTGGTCAGCTGAGCCGGCTGCTGGCCGCCGGCTCCGGTGACGGCGGCGGCGACAGCGAGGACACTGAACTGGACCTTCCCGAGCTGGACGAGGACGAGTAGACAGTCCGTTCCGAGTGGGGTGCGGCGCCGTGCGCGCCGCACCCCACCGGGCTGCTCCGGCTTCTGACGGACCGTGGGACCGTCATCCGATTGACGTGGCGAAAACGGTTTCAGAACCTCGCCAAAAGCGTAAAGTCCAGGCATGGACCGCCGAATTTTCGGGCTGGAGAACGAGTACGGCGTCACGTGTACGTTCCGGGGACAACGGCGTCTGTCTCCGGACGAGGTGGCCAGGTACCTCTTCCGCCGCGTAGTTTCCTGGGGCCGCAGCAGCAATGTGTTCCTGCGCAATGGCGCACGCCTCTACCTCGATGTCGGTTCGCACCCCGAGTACGCCACTCCGGAGTGCGACGACGTCACCGAACTCGTGACCCATGACAAGGCGGGCGAACGGATCCTCGAAGGCCTGCTGGTGGACGCCGAGCGGCGGCTGCACGAGGAGGGCATCGCCGGAGACGTCTACCTCTTCAAGAACAACACCGACTCGGCCGGCAACTCCTACGGCTGCCACGAGAACTACCTGGTCGCCCGGCACGGCGAGTTCTCCCGGCTGGCGGACGTGCTGATCCCGTTCCTGGTGACCCGTCAGCTGATCTGCGGCGCGGGCAAGGTGCTGCAGACCCCGCGCGGTGCGGTGTTCTGCGTCAGCCAGCGGGCCGAGCACATCTGGGAGGGCGTCAGCTCGGCGACCACCCGGTCCCGTCCGATCATCAACACCAGGGACGAGCCGCACGCGGACGCCGAGCGCTACCGGCGGCTGCACGTGATCGTCGGCGACTCCAACATGTCG from Kitasatospora azatica KCTC 9699 harbors:
- the arc gene encoding proteasome ATPase, with translation MAAHDDDYNRSAGKPARGSDEAAQVSYLEQEIAVLRRKLAESPRSSRILEDRIVELQTNLAGVTAQNERLAATLREARDQIVALKEEVDRLAQPPAGFGTFLSQNEDGTADIFTGGRKLRVNVSPTIDLDELRRGQEVLLNEALNIVDAFAFESIGDLVTLKEVLEDGERALVVGHTDEERVVRLAEPLRDITLRPGDALLLESRSGYVYEVVPKAEVEELVLEEVPDIDYSQIGGLANQIEQIRDAVELPYLHADLFKEYELRPPKGVLLYGPPGCGKTLIAKAVANSLAKKVAEVTGRPQGKSYFLNIKGPELLNKYVGETERQIRLVFQRAREKASEGTPVIVFFDEMESLFRTRGSGVSSDVENTIVPQLLAEIDGVEGLENVIVIGASNREDMIDPAILRPGRLDVKIKIERPDAEAAKDIFTKYLKNSLPFHPDDIKEHDGSVDTTVGAMIQAVVERMYTETEENRFLEVTYANGDKEVLYFKDFNSGAMIQNIVDRAKKMAIKDFLDHGQRGLRVSHLLAACVDEFKENEDLPNTTNPDDWARISGKKGERIVFIRTLVTGKQGAESGRSIDTVANTGQYL
- a CDS encoding tRNA (adenine-N1)-methyltransferase gives rise to the protein MSEPTGATRRRGPFTVGDQVQLTDPKGRHYTFTLEAGKNFHTHKGAFPHDELIGAPEGTVVRTTGNVPYLALRPLLPDYVLSMPRGAAVIYPKDAGQILAMADIFAGARVVEAGVGSGALSTYLLRAVGDTGMLASYERRQDFADIARSNVERYFGSPHPAWKLTVGDLQDNLVETEVDRIILDMLAPWECLDVAAKALVPGGLICCYVATTTQLSRTVEALREHGTFTEPQSWETMVRTWHVEGLAVRPDHRMIGHTGFLLTSRRLADGVEPPLRRRRPAKGAYGEDYDNGGAEPSLAERAAARAAAKAATPVIDQD
- a CDS encoding ferredoxin, producing MSVTSGAGAAEPLEVWIDQDLCTGDGICAQYAPEVFELDIDGLAYVKGDDDELRQQPGETAPVPLTLLQDVVDSAKECPGDCIHVRRVSDRVEVYGPDAD
- the dop gene encoding depupylase/deamidase Dop, with translation MTVRRVMGIETEYGISVPGHPNANAMLTSSQIVNAYAAAMHRARRARWDFEEENPLRDARGFDLAREVADASQLTDEDIGLANIILTNGARFYVDHAHPEYSSPEVTNPRDAVLWDKAGERIMAEAAARALELPNGQNIHLYKNNTDNKGASYGTHENYLMQRATPFADIVRHLTPFFVSRQVVTGAGRVGIGQDGSANGFQISQRADYFEVEVGLETTLKRPIINTRDEPHADADKYRRLHVIIGDANLSEISTYLKLGTTSLVLAMIEEGFIAVDLAVDQPVRTLHRVSHDPSLQYLITLRNGRKLTAVQLQMEYFELARKYVEDRYGADADEQTKDILVRWEDVLGRLERDPMSLSKQLDWIAKKELLEGYRQRDGLDWDNPRLHLVDLQYSDVRAEKGLYNRLVARGRFERLVTEEDVLRAVHKPPEDTRAYFRGRCLEQYAEHVAAASWDSVIFDLPGRDSLQRVPTLEPLRGTRNHVKELLDRCRTAEDLVRVLSGG
- a CDS encoding site-2 protease family protein, encoding MSDTTGQQTSQQPPQRPTPPGGGPKQPDRPASGILMGRPFGVPIYVTPSWFLIAALITWLFGNQLATVLPELGFTRYLVALSFAVAFYGSVLIHELAHTLVALRYRLGVRRIQLQFFGGVSEIEKEAETPGREFWLAFVGPLLSLVLGGICWLLMEQVELSSVPGVLLAGLTVANLVVAAFNLLPGLPLDGGRMLRAVVWGITGRPMSGTLAAAWTGRMLAIVVLFGLPAFSSARAGSQRSGGDALLDAALAAVLAVVIWNGAGNAVRNARLKEALPGLTVRGLTRRAVSVSADTPLAEALRQAREAQAGAVVVADGHGDPIALVKEAAVLQVPEHRRPWVAAGALARSLEPGLRLAADLDGEQLLAALRATPASEYLVEEADGTLYGVLSVADVERRLSAALSRR
- the prcA gene encoding proteasome subunit alpha, whose translation is MSTPFYVSPQQAMADRAEYARKGIARGRSVVVLTYADGILFVAENTSRALHKVSEIYDKIAFAAVGRYNEFENLRIGGVRYADLRGYSYDRADVTARGLANVYAQTLGTIFSSVGEKPYEVELIVAEVGKATEDDQIYRLTPDGSVVDEKNTVVVGGNADSIGTYLGQRHTPGLSLGEALKVAVESLARDPNGGSPRTLTPEQLEVAVLDRARPQQRKFKRILGGQLSRLLAAGSGDGGGDSEDTELDLPELDEDE
- a CDS encoding ubiquitin-like protein Pup — protein: MATKDTGGGQQRANRSTEETEEQVAEAQQSEELKERQEKLNDDVDAVLDEIDEVLESNAEDFVRGFVQKGGQ
- the prcB gene encoding proteasome subunit beta, with the translated sequence MEANTRGTGRLPAAFLTPGHSSFVDFLAEHSPELIPGRRKLPEGLTIEAPHGTTIVAAVFDGGVVIAGDRRATMGNVIAQRDIEKVFPADEYSAVGIAGTAGLAVEMVRLFQLELEHYEKIEGTVLSLEGKANRLTTMIRGNLGMAMQGLAVVPMFAGYDLDLGRGRIFTYDVTGGRSEERGFAATGSGSVFARGSLKKLYRTGLTGDQAATLVIQALYDAADDDSATGGPDLARKIFPIVGLITEDGFRRLSEEEVSAIAVTITDERRNHPDGPQAPLL